The nucleotide window AACGGACCTCACTCCACGGTGGGCTCGTAGCGGGACGCGCACCCGCCCTGGATGTCGTGGGCGTGAAGGACGGGCGAGCCGTCCTCTTCGACAAGCACGCCCGCTACGACCACGGTGCGACCGGCTTCGAAGGCGTCCGGCAGGGACCCGGGCCAGCGGACGCGAAGCGTGGAGATCTCGTCCGTGATGGAGAACGTGGCGCCGTGCGGGCCCGTTTCGAAG belongs to Candidatus Thermoplasmatota archaeon and includes:
- a CDS encoding cytochrome c maturation protein CcmE; this translates as MRRRAKVLLLVGLAAAGGVVAFAGAIPEGFQTVSAIVSDPPSYVGREVHIKAIVAAVPFETGPHGATFSITDEISTLRVRWPGSLPDAFEAGRTVVVAGVLVEEDGSPVLHAHDIQGGCASRYEPTVE